The Raphanus sativus cultivar WK10039 unplaced genomic scaffold, ASM80110v3 Scaffold3234, whole genome shotgun sequence genome has a segment encoding these proteins:
- the LOC130506434 gene encoding receptor for activated C kinase 1A-like produces the protein MAEGLVLKGTMRAHTDMVTAIATPIDNSDIIVSSSRDKSIILWKLTKDDKSYGVAQRRLTGHSHFVEDVVLSSDGQFALSGSWDGELRLWDLAAGVSTRRFVGHTKDVLSVAFSLDNRQIVSASRDRTIKLWNTLGECKYTIAEGGGEGHGDWVSCVRFSPNTLQPTIVSASWDKTVKVWNLANCKLRSTLAGHGGYVNTVAVSPDGSLCASGGKDGVVLLWDLAEGKKLYSLEANSVIHALCFSPNRYWLCAATEQGIKIWDLESKSVVEDLKVDLKAEAEKSDGSGTAGNKRKVIYCTSLNWSADGSTLFSGYTDGVIRVWGIGRY, from the exons ATGGCGGAAGGACTCGTTCTGAAAGGCACCATGCGTGCTCACACCGACATGGTCACCGCGATCGCCACCCCGATCGACAACTCAGACATCATCGTCTCCTCGTCCCGCGACAAATCCATCATCCTCTGGAAACTCACCAAAGACGACAAGTCCTACGGCGTCGCCCAGAGGCGCCTCACCGGCCACTCACACTTCGTCGAGGACGTCGTCCTCTCCTCCGACGGCCAGTTCGCTCTCTCCGGAAGCTGGGACGGCGAGCTCCGTCTCTGGGACCTCGCCGCCGGCGTGTCGACTCGCCGGTTCGTCGGACACACCAAGGACGTTCTCTCCGTGGCGTTCTCCCTCGACAACCGTCAGATCGTGTCGGCCTCTCGCGACCGCACGATCAAGCTGTGGAACACTCTAGGTGAGTGTAAGTACACCATCGCGGAAGGAGGCGGCGAGGGGCACGGCGACTGGGTCAGCTGCGTTAGGTTCAGTCCCAACACTCTCCAGCCGACGATTGTGTCGGCGTCGTGGGACAAGACCGTGAAAGTTTGGAACTTGGCGAACTGTAAGCTCAGGTCGACTCTTGCGGGTCACGGTGGGTATGTGAACACTGTTGCTGTTTCGCCTGATGGTTCTCTGTGCGCGAGTGGTGGGAAAGACGGTGTGGTGTTGCTGTGGGATTTGGCTGAGGGGAAGAAGCTTTACTCTCTTGAAGCCAACTCTGTGATCCACGCGCTCTGCTTTAGCCCTAATAGGTACTGGCTCTGTGCTGCGACTGAGCAGGGTATTAAGATTTGGGATCTTGAGAGCAAGAGTGTTGTTGAGGACTTGAAGGTTGATTTGAAGGCTGAGGCTGAGAAGTCTGATGGAAGTGGTACTGCTGGCAACAAAAGGAAG GTAATTTACTGCACCAGCCTGAACTGGAGTGCGGATGGAAGCACGTTGTTCAGTGGTTATACCGATGGAGTTATCCGAGTTTGGGGTATTGGCCGCTACTAG